A stretch of the Archangium violaceum genome encodes the following:
- a CDS encoding amidase, whose product MTDLASLARLDGVAQAELCARGEVSADELFDACMARIDALNPLLRAVVTVARERPRRVGPGPFSGVPFLVKDATAWPGLRWSMGSRLFASNVSQQQTPYGRRLEDAGLVCAGKSAMSEFGLLFSTETLLEGVTHNPWDLACSATGSSGGSAVAVAAGLVPLAHASDGGGSIRIPASACGLFGFKPSRGRTVPASFVSSDFGDMTSEHCISRSVRDSALFLSLTEDRSSGTPVGFVRAPIARKLRIAAWTRTVMGTEPEPPVRRAYDESVALLTGLGHTVEPIAPPLFDGSALGDAFYLVTGAAIAGVVERVDQTRDVPVQHDELEPFTWELVDAFLERGPDALPHARAVFARAVRAYLEATRGYDVVLTPTIATEPWRIGHLSPIHGREELLRRTARALGYTPIHNIAGCPAMSVPLHFPEGGLPIGTHFAAAPGDDALLLGLAYQLEEARPWKDRWAPYSIPAL is encoded by the coding sequence ATGACGGACCTGGCTTCTCTCGCCCGCCTCGATGGCGTGGCACAGGCGGAGCTGTGTGCTCGGGGAGAGGTCTCGGCGGACGAGTTGTTCGACGCGTGCATGGCGCGCATCGACGCGTTGAACCCGTTGTTACGTGCCGTCGTCACGGTCGCACGCGAGCGCCCCCGTCGGGTGGGCCCGGGTCCATTCTCCGGAGTGCCGTTCCTGGTGAAGGACGCCACGGCGTGGCCAGGTCTGCGTTGGTCGATGGGCTCGCGGCTGTTCGCGTCCAATGTCTCCCAGCAGCAGACTCCGTACGGCAGACGGCTCGAGGACGCGGGGCTCGTGTGCGCGGGCAAGAGCGCGATGTCGGAGTTCGGATTGCTCTTCAGCACCGAGACGTTGCTCGAGGGCGTGACGCACAACCCCTGGGACCTCGCCTGCTCGGCCACGGGCTCGTCCGGGGGCAGTGCGGTCGCCGTCGCCGCGGGGCTGGTTCCTCTCGCGCACGCCAGTGATGGCGGCGGCTCCATTCGCATTCCCGCGTCGGCGTGCGGTCTCTTCGGCTTCAAGCCGAGCCGTGGTCGCACGGTGCCCGCGAGCTTCGTCAGCTCGGACTTCGGGGACATGACGAGCGAGCACTGCATCAGCCGCTCGGTGCGTGACAGCGCGCTGTTCCTCTCGCTCACCGAGGATCGTTCGAGTGGTACGCCCGTCGGCTTCGTGCGCGCTCCAATCGCGCGCAAGCTGCGCATCGCGGCCTGGACGCGTACGGTGATGGGCACGGAGCCGGAGCCCCCGGTTCGCCGGGCCTACGACGAGTCGGTGGCGCTGCTCACCGGGCTCGGTCACACGGTGGAGCCGATCGCGCCGCCCCTGTTCGACGGTTCCGCACTGGGCGATGCGTTCTACCTCGTCACGGGGGCGGCCATCGCGGGCGTCGTCGAGAGGGTGGACCAGACGCGTGACGTGCCCGTGCAGCACGACGAGCTGGAGCCGTTCACCTGGGAGCTGGTCGATGCCTTCCTCGAGCGCGGTCCCGATGCGCTGCCGCACGCGCGCGCCGTGTTCGCGCGGGCGGTGCGGGCCTATCTCGAGGCGACCCGAGGATACGACGTGGTGCTCACGCCGACGATCGCCACCGAGCCATGGCGCATCGGGCACCTGTCGCCGATTCACGGGCGTGAAGAGCTGCTGCGCCGCACGGCGCGCGCCCTCGGTTACACGCCGATCCATAACATCGCGGGTTGCCCCGCCATGTCCGTTCCTCTTCACTTCCCGGAGGGCGGTCTACCCATTGGCACCCATTTCGCCGCGGCGCCCGGCGACGACGCGCTGCTCCTTGGCCTCGCGTACCAACTCGAAGAGGCGCGCCCATGGAAGGACCGTTGGGCGCCCTATTCGATTCCCGCGCTCTAG
- a CDS encoding flavin-containing monooxygenase: MNAKNGVASFSPEALREKYRIEREKRLRPDGNAQYRDFSGVYADFDRDPYVEPGFTRPALTEQLDVLVVGGGFGGMLAAVRLRQAGVHSFRIIEKGGDFGGTWYWNRYPGAACDVESYIYMPLLEETGYIPTEKYAKAPEIFAHCQRIGRQFDLYEAALFQTQVERMDWDENTRRWNVTSSRGDKLAARFVIIAGGIMHKAKLPGIPGIETFKGHSFHTSRWDYAYTGGGPTSRMDKLADKRVGIIGTGATAVQAIPHLGATAKQLYVFQRTPSGVGVRANQPTDEAWVKTLKPGWQAERIRNFTAIVSGLEQEVDLVRDGWTYLLDATESRRAETPEKAAELHQLANFRKMEEIRARVAAIVKDPVTAEALKPYYDPLCKRPCFHDEYLETFNRPNVQLVDTDGKGVERITPTGVVVKGKEYEVDCLVYASGFEVTGDYTRKLGFDVRGRGGRSLSDAWADGPSTLHGVTSRGYPNLLMIGLIQSSWAINFVHILGELARHAAYIVDQCLKRGVEMVEPTEQAQEQWWGKILVSLQKGHVFGGAECTPGYINNEGAAPHPSLIRSAGYGGGALEFIDILENWRKGDDLPGLEVTRS; the protein is encoded by the coding sequence ATGAATGCGAAGAACGGTGTGGCCTCCTTTTCTCCGGAGGCGCTGAGGGAGAAGTACCGGATCGAGCGCGAGAAACGGCTGCGTCCTGATGGCAACGCCCAGTACCGCGACTTCAGCGGCGTCTACGCTGATTTCGACAGGGATCCCTACGTCGAGCCCGGCTTCACCCGTCCGGCGTTGACCGAGCAGCTCGACGTGCTGGTCGTCGGCGGTGGCTTTGGCGGCATGTTGGCGGCGGTGCGGCTGCGCCAGGCCGGCGTCCACTCCTTCCGCATCATCGAGAAGGGCGGCGACTTCGGCGGCACCTGGTACTGGAACCGCTATCCGGGCGCCGCCTGCGACGTGGAGTCCTATATCTACATGCCGCTGCTCGAGGAGACCGGCTACATCCCCACGGAGAAGTACGCCAAGGCCCCGGAGATCTTCGCCCACTGCCAGCGGATCGGCCGGCAGTTCGACCTCTACGAGGCGGCGCTGTTCCAGACCCAGGTCGAGCGGATGGACTGGGACGAGAACACCCGGCGCTGGAACGTCACGAGCAGCCGGGGCGACAAGCTCGCGGCGCGGTTCGTCATCATCGCCGGTGGCATCATGCACAAGGCGAAGCTGCCCGGCATCCCTGGCATCGAGACCTTCAAGGGCCACAGCTTCCACACCAGCCGGTGGGACTATGCCTATACCGGCGGCGGCCCCACGAGCCGCATGGACAAGCTGGCGGACAAGCGCGTGGGCATCATCGGCACGGGCGCGACCGCGGTCCAGGCGATCCCCCACCTCGGTGCCACGGCCAAACAGTTGTACGTCTTCCAGCGCACGCCCTCGGGCGTCGGTGTGCGGGCCAACCAGCCCACCGACGAGGCCTGGGTGAAGACGCTCAAGCCCGGCTGGCAGGCGGAGCGCATCCGCAACTTCACCGCGATCGTCTCCGGTCTCGAGCAGGAGGTCGACCTGGTGCGGGACGGGTGGACCTATCTCCTCGATGCTACCGAGAGCCGCCGTGCCGAGACCCCCGAGAAGGCGGCCGAGCTCCACCAGCTCGCCAACTTCCGCAAGATGGAGGAGATCCGCGCGCGGGTGGCCGCCATCGTCAAGGATCCGGTGACGGCCGAGGCGCTCAAGCCCTACTACGACCCGCTGTGCAAGCGGCCCTGCTTCCATGACGAATACCTGGAGACGTTCAACCGCCCCAACGTCCAGCTCGTGGATACCGACGGCAAGGGCGTGGAGCGGATCACGCCCACCGGCGTGGTGGTGAAGGGCAAGGAGTACGAGGTCGACTGCCTCGTCTACGCCTCGGGCTTCGAGGTCACGGGTGACTACACCCGCAAGCTGGGCTTCGACGTCCGCGGGCGCGGCGGCAGGTCCTTGAGCGACGCCTGGGCCGACGGCCCGTCGACGCTCCACGGCGTGACCAGCCGTGGCTATCCGAACCTCCTGATGATCGGTCTCATCCAGAGCAGCTGGGCGATCAACTTCGTCCACATCCTCGGGGAGCTGGCGCGGCACGCCGCCTACATCGTCGATCAGTGCCTGAAGCGGGGCGTCGAGATGGTCGAACCAACGGAGCAGGCGCAGGAGCAGTGGTGGGGGAAAATCCTCGTCAGCCTCCAGAAGGGCCACGTCTTCGGCGGTGCCGAATGCACGCCCGGCTACATCAACAACGAGGGTGCCGCGCCTCACCCGAGCCTGATTCGCAGTGCCGGTTACGGGGGCGGAGCGCTCGAGTTCATCGACATCCTGGAGAACTGGCGAAAGGGCGATGATCTCCCGGGCCTGGAAGTAACGCGGAGCTAG